The following are from one region of the Muntiacus reevesi chromosome 3, mMunRee1.1, whole genome shotgun sequence genome:
- the RNF25 gene encoding E3 ubiquitin-protein ligase RNF25 isoform X2: MAASASAAAGDEDWVLPSEVEVLESIYLDELQVVKGNGRSSPWEIYITLHPATAEDQDSQYVCFTLVLQVPTQYPHEVPQISIRNPRGLSDEQIHKISQALSHVAEAGLGTAMLYELIEKGKEILTDNNIPHGQCVICLYGFQEKEAFTKTPCYHYFHCHCLARYIQHMEHELQAQGREREQERQHAAPEQAVGVQCPVCREPLVYDLASLKAAPEPQQPMELYQPDAESLRQQEERKRLYQRQQERGGIIDLEAERNRYFISLQQPPAPLEPESAVDVSRGSHQPSALATEPSTTSATHTALSAPLPVASQYTCEKTPGAVKLGETQKAMLDPRRASRGPWRQPERRHLKGGECNTLKGTSDTQELQSPEGPLKESMDLKSESRNHGGEGPPQDKGPGEWQGPPPRRTRDCAHWERTKSRTPASSYPRLPRGRGAYRPGTRREPVSLESEDGS; the protein is encoded by the exons ATGGCGGCGTCTGCGTCTGCAGCTGCAGGGGATGAGGACTG GGTCCTTCCCTCTGAAGTTGAAGTGTTAGAGTCTATCTACTTGGATGAACTACAGGTGGTTAAAGGAAATGGCAG GTCGTCGCCGTGGGAAATCTACATTACCCTGCATCCTGCCACTGCAGAGGACCAGGATTCCCAGTATGTCTGCTTCACTTTGGTGCTTCAGGTCCCAACACAG TATCCCCATGAGGTGCCACAGATCTCTATCCGTAACCCCCGAGGACTCTCAGATGAACAGATCCACAA GATCTCACAGGCGCTGAGCCACGTGGCTGAGGCTGGGCTGGGTACTGCCATGCTCTATGAACTCATCGAG aaagggaaggaaattctCACGGATAACAACATCCCCCATGGCCAGTGCGTCATCTGCCTCTATGGTTTCCAG gaGAAGGAGGCCTTTACCAAAACACCCTGTTACCACTATTTCCACTGCCACTGCCTGGCCCGGTACATCCAGCACATGGAGCATGAGCTGCAGGCCCAGGGACGAGAGCGAGAGCAGGAACGGCAGCACGCCGCACCCGAACAG GCCGTTGGTGTGCAGTGCCCGGTGTGCAGAGAGCCACTCGTGTATGATCTTGCCTCCCTGAAAGCAGCCCCTGAACCCCAGCAGCCCATG GAGCTGTACCAGCCTGATGCAGAGAGCTTGCGCCAGCAAGAAGAGCGCAAGAGGCTGTACCAGAGACAGCAGGAGAGGGGAGGCATCATCGACCTTGAGGCTGAACGAAACCGGTACTTCATCAGCCTTCAGCAG CCTCCTGCCCCTTTGGAACCCGAGTCAGCTGTAGATGTCTCCAGAGGATCCCACCAGCCCAGCGCCCTTGCCACCGAACCATCCACCACATCAGCTACTCACACTGCCCTGTCAGCGCCTCTGCCTGTGGCCTCCCAGTACACATGTGAGAAGACCCCAGGAGCTGTAAAGCTGGGCGAGACCCAGAAAGCCATGCTCGATCCCCGCCGGGCCAGTCGAGGCCCATGGAGACAGCCTGAACGGAGGCACCTGAAAGGAGGGGAGTGCAATACCCTCAAAGGTACCAGTGACACCCAGGAACTGCAGTCTCCTGAGGGGCCCCTCAAGGAGTCCATGGACCTAAAGTCAGAGTCTCGTAACCATGGGGGTGAAGGTCCTCCCCAAGATAAGGGGCCTGGCGAATGGCAGGGTCCCCCACCCCGCAGGACTCGGGACTGTGCCCACTGGGAAcgcactaagagtcggacaccggCTTCTTCCTACCCCCGCCTGCCTCGGGGTCGGGGAGCCTACCGGCCTGGTACTCGAAGAGAACCTGTGAGCCTCGAGTCAGAGGATGGTTCCTAG
- the RNF25 gene encoding E3 ubiquitin-protein ligase RNF25 isoform X1, translated as MAASASAAAGDEDWVLPSEVEVLESIYLDELQVVKGNGRSSPWEIYITLHPATAEDQDSQYVCFTLVLQVPTQYPHEVPQISIRNPRGLSDEQIHKISQALSHVAEAGLGTAMLYELIEKGKEILTDNNIPHGQCVICLYGFQEKEAFTKTPCYHYFHCHCLARYIQHMEHELQAQGREREQERQHAAPEQKAVGVQCPVCREPLVYDLASLKAAPEPQQPMELYQPDAESLRQQEERKRLYQRQQERGGIIDLEAERNRYFISLQQPPAPLEPESAVDVSRGSHQPSALATEPSTTSATHTALSAPLPVASQYTCEKTPGAVKLGETQKAMLDPRRASRGPWRQPERRHLKGGECNTLKGTSDTQELQSPEGPLKESMDLKSESRNHGGEGPPQDKGPGEWQGPPPRRTRDCAHWERTKSRTPASSYPRLPRGRGAYRPGTRREPVSLESEDGS; from the exons ATGGCGGCGTCTGCGTCTGCAGCTGCAGGGGATGAGGACTG GGTCCTTCCCTCTGAAGTTGAAGTGTTAGAGTCTATCTACTTGGATGAACTACAGGTGGTTAAAGGAAATGGCAG GTCGTCGCCGTGGGAAATCTACATTACCCTGCATCCTGCCACTGCAGAGGACCAGGATTCCCAGTATGTCTGCTTCACTTTGGTGCTTCAGGTCCCAACACAG TATCCCCATGAGGTGCCACAGATCTCTATCCGTAACCCCCGAGGACTCTCAGATGAACAGATCCACAA GATCTCACAGGCGCTGAGCCACGTGGCTGAGGCTGGGCTGGGTACTGCCATGCTCTATGAACTCATCGAG aaagggaaggaaattctCACGGATAACAACATCCCCCATGGCCAGTGCGTCATCTGCCTCTATGGTTTCCAG gaGAAGGAGGCCTTTACCAAAACACCCTGTTACCACTATTTCCACTGCCACTGCCTGGCCCGGTACATCCAGCACATGGAGCATGAGCTGCAGGCCCAGGGACGAGAGCGAGAGCAGGAACGGCAGCACGCCGCACCCGAACAG AAGGCCGTTGGTGTGCAGTGCCCGGTGTGCAGAGAGCCACTCGTGTATGATCTTGCCTCCCTGAAAGCAGCCCCTGAACCCCAGCAGCCCATG GAGCTGTACCAGCCTGATGCAGAGAGCTTGCGCCAGCAAGAAGAGCGCAAGAGGCTGTACCAGAGACAGCAGGAGAGGGGAGGCATCATCGACCTTGAGGCTGAACGAAACCGGTACTTCATCAGCCTTCAGCAG CCTCCTGCCCCTTTGGAACCCGAGTCAGCTGTAGATGTCTCCAGAGGATCCCACCAGCCCAGCGCCCTTGCCACCGAACCATCCACCACATCAGCTACTCACACTGCCCTGTCAGCGCCTCTGCCTGTGGCCTCCCAGTACACATGTGAGAAGACCCCAGGAGCTGTAAAGCTGGGCGAGACCCAGAAAGCCATGCTCGATCCCCGCCGGGCCAGTCGAGGCCCATGGAGACAGCCTGAACGGAGGCACCTGAAAGGAGGGGAGTGCAATACCCTCAAAGGTACCAGTGACACCCAGGAACTGCAGTCTCCTGAGGGGCCCCTCAAGGAGTCCATGGACCTAAAGTCAGAGTCTCGTAACCATGGGGGTGAAGGTCCTCCCCAAGATAAGGGGCCTGGCGAATGGCAGGGTCCCCCACCCCGCAGGACTCGGGACTGTGCCCACTGGGAAcgcactaagagtcggacaccggCTTCTTCCTACCCCCGCCTGCCTCGGGGTCGGGGAGCCTACCGGCCTGGTACTCGAAGAGAACCTGTGAGCCTCGAGTCAGAGGATGGTTCCTAG
- the BCS1L gene encoding mitochondrial chaperone BCS1 isoform X2 translates to MPLSDFVLALKDNPYFGAGFGLVGLGTALALARKGAQLGLVAFRRHYMITLEVPARDRSYAWLLSWLTRHSTRTQHLSVETSYLQHESGRISTKFEFVPSPGNHFIWYQGKWIRVERSREMQMIDLQTGTPWESVTFTALGTDRKVFFNILEEGIPYRRGYLLYGPPGCGKSSFITALAGELQHSICLLSLTDSSLSDDRLNHLLSVAPQQSLVLLEDVDAAFLSRDLAAENPIKYQGLGRLTFSGLLNALDGVASTEARIVFMTTNYVDRLDPALIRPGRVDMKEYVGHCSRWQLTQMFQRFYPGQATSLAENFADRVLQATTQISPAQVQGHFMLYKNDPVGAIQNAESLQS, encoded by the exons ATGCCCCTCTCAGACTTTGTTCTGGCCCTGAAGGACAATCCCTACTTTGGGGCtggatttgggctggtgggtttgggcactgccctggccctggcccgGAAGGGCGCCCAACTGGGCTTGGTGGCATTCCGGCGCCATTACATGATCACACTGGAAGTCCCTGCTCGAGACCGGAGCTATGCCTGGTTGCTTAGCTGGCTCACCCGCCACAGTACCCGAACTCAGCACCTCAGCGTCGAGACGTCGTACCTTCAACACGAGAGTGGCCGCATCTCCACTAAATTTGAATTTGTCCCCAGCCCTGGAAACCACTTTATCTG GTATCAGGGGAAATGGATCCGGGTGGAACGGAGCCGAGAGATGCAGATGATAGACCTGCAAACGGGGACTCCTTGGGAATCTGTCACCTTCACGGCTCTGGGCACTGACCGAAAAGTTTTCTTCAACATCCTAGAGGAAG GCATTCCCTACAGACGTGGCTACCTACTTTATGGGCCCCCTGGTTGTGGAAAGAGCAGTTTTAT CAcagccctggctggggaactgcaGCATAGCATCTGCCTGCTGAGTCTCACAGACTCCAGCCTCTCAGATGACCGGCTCAACCACCTGCTGAGCGTGGCcccacagcagagcctggtgctcTTGGAGGACGTGGACGCTGCCTTTCTCAGTCGAGACCTGGCTGCCGAGA ACCCAATAAAGTACCAAGGTCTAGGCCGGCTCACCTTCAGTGGGCTGCTCAACGCCCTGGACGGTGTGGCTTCCACGGAAGCACGCATAGTATTCATGACCACCAACTATGTCGACAG GCTCGACCCTGCCCTGATACGCCCCGGGCGAGTAGACATGAAGGAGTACGTGGGCCACTGCTCACGCTGGCAGCTGACCCAGATGTTCCAGAGGTTCTACCCCGGGCAAGCAACTTCCCTGGCTGAGAACTTTGCAGACCGTGTCCTTCAAGCTACAACGCAGATCAGTCCTGCCCAGGTGCAAGGCCACTTCATGCTGTATAAAAATGACCCTGTAGGGGCCATTCAGAATGCAGAATCTCTGCAGAGCTGA
- the BCS1L gene encoding mitochondrial chaperone BCS1 isoform X1, with translation MPLSDFVLALKDNPYFGAGFGLVGLGTALALARKGAQLGLVAFRRHYMITLEVPARDRSYAWLLSWLTRHSTRTQHLSVETSYLQHESGRISTKFEFVPSPGNHFIWYQGKWIRVERSREMQMIDLQTGTPWESVTFTALGTDRKVFFNILEEARELALQQEEGKTVMYTAVGSEWRPFGYPRRRRPLNSVVLEQGLTDRIVRDIREFIDNPKWYIDRGIPYRRGYLLYGPPGCGKSSFITALAGELQHSICLLSLTDSSLSDDRLNHLLSVAPQQSLVLLEDVDAAFLSRDLAAENPIKYQGLGRLTFSGLLNALDGVASTEARIVFMTTNYVDRLDPALIRPGRVDMKEYVGHCSRWQLTQMFQRFYPGQATSLAENFADRVLQATTQISPAQVQGHFMLYKNDPVGAIQNAESLQS, from the exons ATGCCCCTCTCAGACTTTGTTCTGGCCCTGAAGGACAATCCCTACTTTGGGGCtggatttgggctggtgggtttgggcactgccctggccctggcccgGAAGGGCGCCCAACTGGGCTTGGTGGCATTCCGGCGCCATTACATGATCACACTGGAAGTCCCTGCTCGAGACCGGAGCTATGCCTGGTTGCTTAGCTGGCTCACCCGCCACAGTACCCGAACTCAGCACCTCAGCGTCGAGACGTCGTACCTTCAACACGAGAGTGGCCGCATCTCCACTAAATTTGAATTTGTCCCCAGCCCTGGAAACCACTTTATCTG GTATCAGGGGAAATGGATCCGGGTGGAACGGAGCCGAGAGATGCAGATGATAGACCTGCAAACGGGGACTCCTTGGGAATCTGTCACCTTCACGGCTCTGGGCACTGACCGAAAAGTTTTCTTCAACATCCTAGAGGAAG CTAGAGAACTAGCTCTGcagcaggaggaagggaagacAGTGATGTACACTGCTGTGGGCTCTGAATGGCGCCCCTTTGGCTATCCACGCCGCCGGCGGCCTCTGAATTCTGTGGTTCTCGAACAGGGTCTAACTGACCGAATTGTCAGAGACATCCGGGAATTCATTGATAACCCCAAGTGGTACATTGACAGAG GCATTCCCTACAGACGTGGCTACCTACTTTATGGGCCCCCTGGTTGTGGAAAGAGCAGTTTTAT CAcagccctggctggggaactgcaGCATAGCATCTGCCTGCTGAGTCTCACAGACTCCAGCCTCTCAGATGACCGGCTCAACCACCTGCTGAGCGTGGCcccacagcagagcctggtgctcTTGGAGGACGTGGACGCTGCCTTTCTCAGTCGAGACCTGGCTGCCGAGA ACCCAATAAAGTACCAAGGTCTAGGCCGGCTCACCTTCAGTGGGCTGCTCAACGCCCTGGACGGTGTGGCTTCCACGGAAGCACGCATAGTATTCATGACCACCAACTATGTCGACAG GCTCGACCCTGCCCTGATACGCCCCGGGCGAGTAGACATGAAGGAGTACGTGGGCCACTGCTCACGCTGGCAGCTGACCCAGATGTTCCAGAGGTTCTACCCCGGGCAAGCAACTTCCCTGGCTGAGAACTTTGCAGACCGTGTCCTTCAAGCTACAACGCAGATCAGTCCTGCCCAGGTGCAAGGCCACTTCATGCTGTATAAAAATGACCCTGTAGGGGCCATTCAGAATGCAGAATCTCTGCAGAGCTGA